One Glycine max cultivar Williams 82 chromosome 3, Glycine_max_v4.0, whole genome shotgun sequence DNA window includes the following coding sequences:
- the CYP93A3 gene encoding cytochrome P450 93A3, with amino-acid sequence MAFQVLFICLISTIVFASILWRKQNKNKTLLPPSPMPLPIIGHLHLLSPTPHQDFHKLSLRYGPIIHLFLGSVPCVVASTAEAAKEFLKTHEPAFSNRPANTVAVETLTYGFQDFLFAPYGPYWKFMKKLCMSELLGGHMLDQFLPVRQQETKKFIKRVLQKGISGEAVDFGGEFITLSNNIVSRMIVSQTSTTEDENEVEEMRKLVKDAAELSGKFNISDFVSFLKRFDLQGFNKRLEKIRDCFDTVLDRIIKQREEERRNKNETVGKREFKDMLDVLFDISEDESSEIKLNKENIKAFILDILIAGTDTSAVTMEWAMAELINNPGVLEKARQEMDAVVGKSRIVEESDIANLPYLQGIVRETLRLHPAGPLLFRESSRRAVVCGYDIPAKTRLFVNVWAIGRDPNHWENPLEFRPERFVENGKSQLDVRGQHYHLLPFGSGRRACPGTSLALQVVHVNLAVLIQCFQWKVDCDNGKVNMEEKAGITLPRAHPIICVPIRRLNPFPVV; translated from the exons ATGGCTTTTCAAGTGTTGTTCATTTGTTTGATCTCAACCATCGTGTTTGCATCCATACTAtggagaaaacaaaacaaaaacaagaccCTTCTTCCACCGAGTCCAATGCCCCTACCCATCATTGGACACCTCCACCTTCTTTCTCCAACACCTCACCAAGATTTTCACAAGCTCTCACTCCGCTATGGACCCATAATACACCTTTTTCTTGGTTCAGTCCCCTGTGTGGTGGCTTCCACAGCAGAAGCCGCCAAAGAGTTCCTCAAAACTCACGAACCCGCCTTCTCCAACCGCCCCGCTAACACTGTCGCCGTCGAAACCTTAACCTACGGTTTCCAAGACTTCTTGTTCGCACCCTACGGACCCTATTGGAAGTTCATGAAGAAACTCTGCATGTCCGAACTCCTCGGTGGCCACATGCTGGACCAGTTTCTTCCCGTGAGACAGCAAGAgacaaaaaaattcatcaaacgTGTCCTCCAAAAGGGTATTTCTGGTGAGGCCGTGGATTTTGGGGGAGAGTTCATCACGCTCTCGAACAACATCGTGTCGAGAATGATCGTGAGTCAGACGAGTACTACTGAGGACGAGAACGAAGTTGAAGAGATGAGGAAGCTGGTGAAGGATGCCGCAGAGCTCTCGGGGAAGTTCAACATATCGGACTTCGTTTCGTTCTTGAAGCGCTTTGATTTGCAGGGGTTCAACAAGAGGCTCGAGAAGATTCGGGACTGCTTTGACACCGTGTTGGACAGAATCATAAAGCAACGTGAAGAGGAAAGAAGGAACAAGAATGAAACCGTTGGAAAACGAGAATTTAAGGATATGCTTGATGTTTTGTTTGACATATCTGAAGATGAGAgttctgaaattaaattaaacaaagaaaacattaaggccTTCATCTTG GACATATTAATTGCTGGGACTGACACCTCAGCTGTAACGATGGAATGGGCTATGGCAGAGTTAATCAACAATCCAGGTGTGTTGGAGAAGGCAAGACAAGAAATGGATGCAGTGGTTGGAAAGAGTAGAATAGTAGAAGAATCAGATATTGCCAACCTTCCTTACTTGCAAGGCATTGTTAGAGAAACATTAAGACTTCACCCAGCTGGTCCATTGCTTTTTAGAGAGTCATCTAGAAGAGCTGTGGTTTGTGGGTATGATATTCCAGCAAAGACTCGATTATTTGTCAATGTTTGGGCTATTGGTAGGGACCCCAATCACTGGGAGAACCCTCTTGAGTTTAGGCCAGAGAGGTTTGTTGAAAATGGGAAGAGTCAATTGGATGTTAGGGGACAACATTATCATCTACTTCCGTTCGGTAGTGGAAGAAGAGCATGTCCTGGTACTTCTTTGGCATTGCAAGTTGTGCATGTGAATTTGGCAGTTCTAATTCAGTGTTTCCAATGGAAGGTTGACTGTGACAATGGCAAGGTGAACATGGAAGAAAAGGCTGGCATCACTCTTCCGAGGGCTCACCCCATAATTTGTGTCCCTATTCGAAGACTTAACCCATTCCCTGTTGtgtga
- the LOC100817306 gene encoding 40S ribosomal protein S20-2 produces the protein MATYAAMKPTKPGLEESQEQIHKIRITLSSKHVKNLEKVCADLVRGAKDKRLRVKGPVRMPTKVLHITTRKSPCGEGTNTWDRFELRVHKRVIDLYSSPDVVKQITSITIEPGVEVEVTIADA, from the exons ATGGCGACGTACGCTGCGATGAAACCCACCAAGCCAGGGTTGGAGGAGTCCCAGGAACAGATCCATAAGATAAGGATCACCCTTTCTTCCAAGCACGTCAAAAACCTCGAGAAGG TTTGTGCGGACTTGGTTCGTGGTGCAAAGGACAAGCGCCTCAGGGTTAAGGGACCTGTTAGGATGCCCACTAAGGTTCTTCACATCACTACCAGGAAGTCCCCCTGTGGTGaag GTACCAACACATGGGATAGATTTGAACTTCGTGTCCACAAGAGAGTGATTGACCTCTACAGTTCCCCAGATGTGGTTAAGCAGATTACCTCTATCACAATCGAACCTGGTGTGGAAGTTGAGGTGACCATTGCAGATGCTTGA